In a single window of the Streptomyces sp. CGMCC 4.7035 genome:
- a CDS encoding STAS domain-containing protein: MDRGTVGSAQSGRLLVEVRQEGTSAVVTPAGELDHHTAELLREPLEGCLEKGFARLVVDCSRLEFCDSTGLNVLLGARLKAEAAGGGVHLAGMLPVVARVFEITGADAVFTVHDTLDAALAE; this comes from the coding sequence ATGGACCGCGGGACGGTCGGCAGCGCACAGTCGGGCCGACTTCTGGTCGAGGTGCGGCAAGAGGGCACGAGTGCCGTCGTGACCCCGGCGGGTGAGTTGGATCACCACACCGCCGAACTATTGCGCGAACCCCTTGAGGGCTGCCTCGAGAAGGGGTTCGCGCGCCTGGTCGTGGACTGTTCACGACTGGAGTTCTGCGACTCCACCGGGCTGAACGTACTGCTCGGCGCCCGGCTGAAGGCCGAGGCCGCGGGCGGCGGAGTCCATCTGGCGGGGATGCTGCCGGTGGTGGCCCGGGTCTTCGAGATCACCGGGGCGGACGCCGTCTTCACCGTCCACGACACGCTGGACGCGGCCTTGGCCGAGTAG
- a CDS encoding RNA polymerase sigma factor SigF: MSPRLDASQTQRATSTPPLERPDHAPTDGLADDGLAGLPEIPPYDEVGPVDARALSKTLFERLASLEEGTHEFSYVRNTLVELNLALVKFAASRFRSRSEPMEDIIQVGTIGLIKAIDRFELSRGVEFPTFAMPTIVGEIKRFFRDTSWSVRVPRRLQELRLDLAKAGDELAQRLDRAPTVAELAERLGISNEEVVEGMAASNAYTASSLDAQPEEDESEGALADRIGYEDHGLEGIEYVESLKPLIAELPPRDRQILSLRFVANMTQSEIGDELGISQMHVSRLLSRTLVRLRKGLTVEE; encoded by the coding sequence ATGTCACCCCGGCTCGACGCATCGCAGACCCAGAGGGCGACGTCGACACCCCCTCTGGAACGACCGGACCACGCCCCCACGGACGGCCTGGCCGACGACGGCCTCGCCGGACTTCCGGAGATCCCCCCTTACGACGAGGTGGGGCCGGTGGACGCACGGGCCCTGTCCAAGACACTCTTCGAACGACTGGCGTCGCTCGAAGAAGGCACGCATGAATTTTCGTACGTCCGCAACACACTGGTCGAACTCAATCTGGCACTCGTGAAGTTCGCCGCCTCCCGCTTCCGCTCGCGCAGCGAGCCCATGGAGGACATCATCCAGGTCGGCACGATCGGCCTGATCAAGGCGATCGACCGCTTCGAACTCAGCAGAGGCGTCGAGTTCCCCACCTTCGCGATGCCGACGATCGTCGGCGAGATCAAGCGCTTCTTCCGTGACACCTCGTGGTCCGTACGCGTCCCGCGCCGGCTGCAGGAACTCCGTCTCGATCTGGCGAAGGCCGGCGACGAGCTCGCCCAGCGGCTCGACCGGGCGCCGACGGTGGCCGAGCTGGCGGAGCGCCTGGGCATCTCGAACGAGGAAGTCGTCGAGGGCATGGCGGCGTCAAACGCCTATACGGCCAGCTCCCTCGACGCACAGCCCGAGGAGGACGAGTCCGAGGGAGCGCTGGCGGACCGCATCGGCTACGAGGACCACGGACTCGAAGGCATCGAGTACGTCGAGTCGTTGAAGCCGCTGATCGCCGAACTCCCGCCGCGCGACCGGCAGATCCTCTCGTTGCGCTTCGTGGCCAACATGACGCAGTCGGAGATAGGAGACGAGCTGGGCATCTCGCAGATGCATGTGTCACGGCTGCTGTCACGGACACTGGTGAGGCTACGGAAGGGGCTCACGGTCGAGGAGTGA
- a CDS encoding RICIN domain-containing protein has translation MARAERDDDDVEAGSGVHSTVSDARLTELLRTDTPTAYPALRELRTRHRPAVLAYARLCTVDEHAARQLTAQAFALAARDTARGQDPRGPWRHQLLLLAGRVTASWATDGRASRLDPGLLTHLRAAGPEGSLPPMLAALQTLPLRLQGLVWYGVVELEPTERTAVLLGLSPQDVAYGIEPAFQALRQSLLKTRLAASGNPRCQDFRRLIEESVRPDNPRYSADLHAHMAHCGYCATAYEELSQLRDAPRTALAEGLLPWGGTAYVMGDADEQNTAGADRLLGWWPSRRLALTSVALGVALAPLLVYLLASGGSQPARVASTVRTPTPLPAVTVTISLTPSPSPTPTAKSPSPSPTPTPTPKPSKTTRPASPKPKPPAAHPPNSTYAQVVNVASGLCLDIRDGVMDLGTDVITAPCTSSRTQFWRVGSSRGVLQSYADPGFCLDSRGSTDRGVGIWECSSVYGSNGRNLRFTVDSRGVIRPEIAPDHAVTPYGGDTLFLLPDQGSDDQRWRAGRAA, from the coding sequence ATGGCTCGCGCCGAGCGGGACGACGACGACGTCGAGGCCGGAAGCGGTGTGCACAGTACGGTGTCCGACGCCCGGCTGACCGAACTGCTGCGCACCGACACCCCGACCGCGTATCCGGCCCTGCGTGAGCTGCGCACGCGTCACCGCCCCGCGGTCCTCGCGTACGCCCGTCTGTGCACGGTCGACGAGCACGCGGCCCGGCAACTGACCGCGCAGGCGTTCGCACTCGCGGCCCGCGACACCGCCCGCGGCCAGGACCCGCGGGGGCCCTGGCGCCATCAACTCCTGTTGCTGGCGGGCCGGGTGACGGCCTCCTGGGCCACGGACGGGCGCGCCTCCCGGCTCGATCCGGGCCTGCTCACGCACCTGCGCGCGGCCGGGCCGGAGGGTTCCCTCCCGCCGATGCTCGCCGCGCTCCAGACGCTCCCCCTCCGCCTCCAGGGCCTGGTCTGGTACGGCGTCGTCGAGCTGGAACCGACCGAGCGCACGGCTGTCCTGCTCGGCCTGTCCCCGCAGGACGTGGCGTACGGCATCGAACCGGCGTTCCAGGCGCTGCGCCAGTCCCTGCTGAAGACCCGGCTCGCCGCCTCCGGCAATCCGCGCTGCCAGGACTTCCGGCGGCTGATCGAGGAGTCGGTGCGCCCCGACAACCCGCGCTACAGCGCCGATCTGCACGCCCACATGGCGCACTGCGGGTACTGCGCCACCGCGTACGAGGAGCTGTCACAGCTGCGCGACGCCCCGCGCACGGCGCTGGCGGAGGGCCTGCTCCCCTGGGGCGGCACGGCGTACGTCATGGGCGACGCGGACGAGCAGAACACGGCAGGGGCCGACCGGCTCCTGGGCTGGTGGCCTTCGCGGCGCCTCGCGCTGACCTCGGTGGCCCTCGGCGTGGCGCTGGCCCCCTTGCTGGTCTACCTCCTGGCCTCGGGCGGCTCGCAGCCGGCGCGGGTCGCGAGCACCGTGCGCACGCCGACTCCGCTGCCCGCGGTGACGGTGACGATCTCGCTGACGCCGTCGCCCTCCCCGACACCGACGGCGAAGTCACCGAGCCCGAGCCCGACTCCGACGCCGACTCCGAAACCCTCGAAGACGACCCGCCCGGCCTCCCCGAAGCCGAAGCCTCCCGCGGCGCACCCGCCGAACAGCACGTACGCCCAGGTGGTGAACGTCGCCTCGGGCCTGTGCCTGGACATCCGCGACGGTGTCATGGACCTGGGCACGGACGTCATCACGGCGCCCTGCACCTCGTCCCGTACGCAGTTCTGGCGCGTCGGCTCCTCGCGCGGTGTCCTCCAGTCGTACGCCGACCCCGGCTTCTGCCTGGACAGCCGGGGCTCGACGGACCGGGGCGTCGGCATCTGGGAGTGCTCCTCGGTCTACGGCTCCAACGGCCGCAACCTGCGCTTCACGGTCGACTCCCGGGGTGTGATCCGCCCGGAGATCGCCCCGGACCACGCGGTGACACCGTACGGCGGCGACACGCTGTTCCTGCTGCCGGACCAGGGGAGCGACGACCAGCGGTGGCGGGCGGGGCGGGCCGCATGA